In a genomic window of Callithrix jacchus isolate 240 chromosome 22, calJac240_pri, whole genome shotgun sequence:
- the LOC108589582 gene encoding uncharacterized protein LOC108589582 isoform X2, with protein MPDSASLLSGAGPPLPSLVGTRESLKTSAIRRTSSARTLSPYSCLKASGGALCDHHSLLAQTSPRAGPLPRPQWKKLVRTAGTERLLEGGGWSWPGNP; from the exons ATGCCGGATAGTGCGTCCCTGCTGTCGGGTGCAG GCCCCCCACTGCCGAGCCTGGTTGGGACGAGGGAGAGTCTCAAAACCTCCGCCATCAGGAGAACCAGCTCTGCGAGGACCCTCAGTCCCTACTCTTGCCTCAAAGCTTCTGGGGGGGCCCTCTGTGACCACCACTCGCTCCTCGCCCAGACCTCACCTCGTGCCGGCCCCCTCCCCCGGCCCCAGTGGAAAAAGCTAGTGCGCACCG CAGGAACAGAAAGGCttctggaaggcggaggctggAGCTGGCCTGGGAACCCCtga
- the LOC108589582 gene encoding uncharacterized protein LOC108589582 isoform X1, with product MAAAHAGPERPGRAARCGHEGALRPRSVQGVWDGSPVLPLRAHTRGAASRGRGGSTARSCAATAPRPRGTRSRRARTQPACQPRASRHPRAWAPAEGLKIAARLLFRGPMHGAPPPRRGAGISRSPRTCSPRLCLGPRGPIHSPPPFSPAVPEGARASCTRILLPAPAPVWRRHGDGGGAASPPHQPLRPPRGAPPAGRWVLPRPRLMTGREAVESI from the coding sequence ATGGCCGCTGCCCACGCGGGACCCGAGCGACCGGGGCGCGCTGCCCGTTGCGGACACGAGGGGGCGCTGCGGCCTCGCTCCGTCCAGGGCGTTTGGGACGGGAGCCCGGTGCTGCCCCTCCGCGCACACACCCGCGGCGCGGCCTCGCGTGGGAGAGGGGGCTCCACCGCCCGGTCCTGCGCCGCCACCGCGCCCCGTCCTCGAGGGACCCGCTCTCGCAGGGCGAGGACGCAGCCCGCGTGTCAACCCCGAGCCTCCCGCCACCCCCGCGCCTGGGCCCCAGCGGAGGGGCTCAAAATAGCCGCGAGGCTGCTATTCCGGGGCCCGATGCACGGGGCTCCCCCACCCCGGCGAGGCGCGGGGATCAGCCGGAGTCCCCGTACCTGCTCCCCGCGCCTCTGTCTTGGGCCGCGTGGGCCCATTCACTCACCTCCCCCTTTCTCGCCTGCGGTCCCGGAGGGGGCGCGCGCCTCCTGCACCCGGATACTCCTCCCGGCCCCCGCCCCGGTGTGGCGTCGCCATGGAGACGGGGGCGGGGCCGCCTCGCCACCGCACCAGCCGCTCCGCCCTCCCCGCGGGGCCCCGCCCGCCGGACGGTGGGTCCTCCCCCGACCCCGACTAATGACCGGGCGGGAGGCGGTAGAGAGCATCTAG
- the CIRBP gene encoding cold-inducible RNA-binding protein isoform X4, with product MGPRGPRQRRGEQAAMASDEGKLFVGGLSFDTNEQSLEQVFSKYGQISEVVVVKDRETQRSRGFGFVTFENIDDAKDAMMAMNGKSVDGRQIRVDQAGKSPDSRSHGYRGGSTGGRGFFRGGRGRGRGFSRGGGDRGYGGNRFESRSGGYGGSRDYYSSRSQSSGYGDRSSGGSYRDSYDSYATHNE from the exons ATGGGCCCACGCGGCCCAAGACAGAGGCGCGGGGAGCAG GCCGCCATGGCATCAGATGAAGGCAAGCTTTTCGTTGGAGGGCTGAGTTTTGACACCAATGAGCAGTCGCTGGAGCAGGTCTTCTCAAAATACGGACAGATCTCTGAAG TGGTGGTTGTGAAAGACAGGGAGACCCAGAGATCTCGGGGATTCGGGTTTGTCACCTTTGAGAACATCGATGATGCCAAGGATGCCATGATGGCCATGAACGGGAAG TCTGTAGATGGGCGGCAGATCCGAGTGGACCAGGCAGGCAAGTCGCCAGACAGCCGGTCCCATGGGTACCGTGGTGGCTCTACTGGGGGCCGCGGCTTCTTCCGTGGGGGCCGAGGACGGGGCCGTGGGTTCTCTAGAG GAGGAGGGGACCGAGGCTATGGGGGGAACcggtttgagtccaggagtgggGGCTACGGAGGTTCCAGAGACTACTATAGCAG CCGGAGTCAGAGTAGTGGCTACGGTGACCGGAGCTCGGGCGGGTCCTACAGAGACAGCTACGACAGTTACG CTACACACAACGAGTAA
- the CIRBP gene encoding cold-inducible RNA-binding protein isoform X2 translates to MASDEGKLFVGGLSFDTNEQSLEQVFSKYGQISEVVVVKDRETQRSRGFGFVTFENIDDAKDAMMAMNGKSVDGRQIRVDQAGKSPDSRSHGYRGGSTGGRGFFRGGRGRGRGFSRGGGDRGYGGNRFESRSGGYGGSRDYYSSRSQSSGYGDRSSGGSYRDSYDSYATHNE, encoded by the exons ATGGCATCAGATGAAGGCAAGCTTTTCGTTGGAGGGCTGAGTTTTGACACCAATGAGCAGTCGCTGGAGCAGGTCTTCTCAAAATACGGACAGATCTCTGAAG TGGTGGTTGTGAAAGACAGGGAGACCCAGAGATCTCGGGGATTCGGGTTTGTCACCTTTGAGAACATCGATGATGCCAAGGATGCCATGATGGCCATGAACGGGAAG TCTGTAGATGGGCGGCAGATCCGAGTGGACCAGGCAGGCAAGTCGCCAGACAGCCGGTCCCATGGGTACCGTGGTGGCTCTACTGGGGGCCGCGGCTTCTTCCGTGGGGGCCGAGGACGGGGCCGTGGGTTCTCTAGAG GAGGAGGGGACCGAGGCTATGGGGGGAACcggtttgagtccaggagtgggGGCTACGGAGGTTCCAGAGACTACTATAGCAG CCGGAGTCAGAGTAGTGGCTACGGTGACCGGAGCTCGGGCGGGTCCTACAGAGACAGCTACGACAGTTACG CTACACACAACGAGTAA
- the CIRBP gene encoding cold-inducible RNA-binding protein isoform X1, whose protein sequence is MASDEGKLFVGGLSFDTNEQSLEQVFSKYGQISEVVVVKDRETQRSRGFGFVTFENIDDAKDAMMAMNGKSVDGRQIRVDQAGKSPDSRSHGYRGGSTGGRGFFRGGRGRGRGFSRGGGDRGYGGNRFESRSGGYGGSRDYYSSRSQSSGYGDRSSGGSYRDSYDSYGKSHSEGATLPWPAVGARFTLAPSPSNLGWTFRPCHCACP, encoded by the exons ATGGCATCAGATGAAGGCAAGCTTTTCGTTGGAGGGCTGAGTTTTGACACCAATGAGCAGTCGCTGGAGCAGGTCTTCTCAAAATACGGACAGATCTCTGAAG TGGTGGTTGTGAAAGACAGGGAGACCCAGAGATCTCGGGGATTCGGGTTTGTCACCTTTGAGAACATCGATGATGCCAAGGATGCCATGATGGCCATGAACGGGAAG TCTGTAGATGGGCGGCAGATCCGAGTGGACCAGGCAGGCAAGTCGCCAGACAGCCGGTCCCATGGGTACCGTGGTGGCTCTACTGGGGGCCGCGGCTTCTTCCGTGGGGGCCGAGGACGGGGCCGTGGGTTCTCTAGAG GAGGAGGGGACCGAGGCTATGGGGGGAACcggtttgagtccaggagtgggGGCTACGGAGGTTCCAGAGACTACTATAGCAG CCGGAGTCAGAGTAGTGGCTACGGTGACCGGAGCTCGGGCGGGTCCTACAGAGACAGCTACGACAGTTACGGTAAGTCACATTCCGAGGGCGCCACGCTGCCGTGGCCTGCGGTGGGAGCTCGGTTCACTTTGGCGCCCTCTCCAAGCAACTTAGGCTGGACGTTCAGACCTTGTCACTGCGCTTGCCCGTAA
- the CIRBP gene encoding cold-inducible RNA-binding protein isoform X3 — MASDEGKLFVGGLSFDTNEQSLEQVFSKYGQISEVVVVKDRETQRSRGFGFVTFENIDDAKDAMMAMNGKSVDGRQIRVDQAGKSPDSRSHGYRGGSTGGRGFFRGGRGRGRGFSRGGGDRGYGGNRFESRSGGYGGSRDYYSSRSQSSGYGDRSSGGSYRDSYDSYG, encoded by the exons ATGGCATCAGATGAAGGCAAGCTTTTCGTTGGAGGGCTGAGTTTTGACACCAATGAGCAGTCGCTGGAGCAGGTCTTCTCAAAATACGGACAGATCTCTGAAG TGGTGGTTGTGAAAGACAGGGAGACCCAGAGATCTCGGGGATTCGGGTTTGTCACCTTTGAGAACATCGATGATGCCAAGGATGCCATGATGGCCATGAACGGGAAG TCTGTAGATGGGCGGCAGATCCGAGTGGACCAGGCAGGCAAGTCGCCAGACAGCCGGTCCCATGGGTACCGTGGTGGCTCTACTGGGGGCCGCGGCTTCTTCCGTGGGGGCCGAGGACGGGGCCGTGGGTTCTCTAGAG GAGGAGGGGACCGAGGCTATGGGGGGAACcggtttgagtccaggagtgggGGCTACGGAGGTTCCAGAGACTACTATAGCAG CCGGAGTCAGAGTAGTGGCTACGGTGACCGGAGCTCGGGCGGGTCCTACAGAGACAGCTACGACAGTTACG